The segment CGTCATGATCCGCCGCCGGTAAGTTTTTTCAcgcattttttcatgaaaatccaaaaaactttgaaattttgtcctcAGGTTGTCACAAAAGACGGTTTCGAAGCCCACATGGATGTTTTTGACTTTGCCCCGAACGAGATTACGGTGAAAACTTACGACACTCCTCGAACTGTCGTCATCGAGGGCAAACACGAGCCTCGCAAGGATGGATCGGATTCAATTGACACTGAACGTCGTTTTACCCGAAAATTAATTGTTCCGCCGGAGATTGATTTCCATTCGCTCGTCGCCACACTCAGCTCTGATGGGATTTTGTCGATTCGGGCACAGAAAACAAGCGACTTGAACGAACGTGTTTTGCCGATTTTACAAACGGGGCCTGCGAATATCAACATTAAGCATCAAATTTGAggattttctgtgaaaattttttattttaattgctcGATTGCCtcgaaatttgtgattttttttgttttaattaaatttatttgtgaaaatttcagtgatttttccttaatttatcaaaaatttaataaaaaaaaaataaataagttaaatttcaaaatttaaaaaaaaaattaaagtaaagaatgaaaatttaaaaatttttgaagacttcagtattaaaattatcgaagaaaaaaagaaaaaaaaattaatgagaaaattctgtcttatgaaattttatgatttttatgaatctGGTTTTCcgcgaattttaaaaaaataaaaaagtcaactttttattagaaaatttgcataaaaacttaaaattttaactttttgtgagaaaaattcttaaaaaaattgaaatttttgaacaaaatcttataaaatttttaattttgtaaaaataatctgaagaaatttgatttttaaggaCTTTGACTGAAAAgtaagttcaaaaaatctaaaggaaAGTCttcaacaataaaacaaaaggctcgtaattcgattttttgaacgaaatttcttgttttccaagtcaaaaattgattttatgatATTCGATAAGAATAtttatggttaaaaaaaaaataatttttagaacaaaatt is part of the Culicoides brevitarsis isolate CSIRO-B50_1 chromosome 3, AGI_CSIRO_Cbre_v1, whole genome shotgun sequence genome and harbors:
- the LOC134836113 gene encoding heat shock protein 27-like, translated to MSFIPHLHHTTPVLFRDSSFDRDYLPDSYHHFGLGVHPIYRRSFSLPANRRHDPPPVVTKDGFEAHMDVFDFAPNEITVKTYDTPRTVVIEGKHEPRKDGSDSIDTERRFTRKLIVPPEIDFHSLVATLSSDGILSIRAQKTSDLNERVLPILQTGPANINIKHQI